A segment of the Bacillus sp. es.034 genome:
TATCGGAAAGAATGCCATGCTTCTTCTCCTGTTAGACAGGGAAGAGGAAGAGTGGAATCGTCATTTCAATGAGCTGAATTGGAGTTACTGCACCGGGAAAATCGGTTCCATGGACAGCCAGAAAATCGTAGCCGCGATTGAAACAGCGGCGAAGCGGAGTGACCTGGTACGGGAAGATCTGTACCGGGAGATGCATGCCCTGTATCACGCCATCATGGAAGCGCTGACTGGGGTCACCCGCGGTCAGACCCAATTGGGTGAAATCCTGCGGACAGTGGGCTTGCGATTCTCCGTTGTGAGAGGGACTCCTTATGAAAGTGAAGAGGAAGGCGAATGGATCGCAGTCGCGTTATACGGAACGATTGGTGCGCCCATTAAGGGGTTGGAGCACGAAACGATCGGACTCGGAATCAATCATATTTAAATAAGAGAGCCTAGAGATATTAGTTGATAGGAGGCTCGACCAACGGCAGAAGTCTGTCTTGGTCGAGCCTCCTTTTTGTGTGGGGCAGACACAGGGGTCCGTCCCGCAGCAGGTTAAAGCGTTAAAGAGAAAAAATCAGCAATAACAGCATTTAACAGTGGGAACGAACCGAATTCAGGCGTTTTTCGGAGGTCCGTCCCTAAAGAAGGAGGAAATCAAGATGGTGGATTTGACGGGTTGTAGTTTGAGTTTGGATGAGGCGAAGCGGGTGATTTATGGGAAGGAGCCTGTGGAGCTTTCGCCGCTTAGTATGGAGCGGGTGCGGAAGAGTCGCGAGGCGGTTGAGAGGATAGTGAAGGAGAAGCGTGTGGTGTACGGGATCAACACGGGATTTGGGAAGTTCAGTGATGTGCTGATCGATGCGGACGATGTGGAGGAGCTTCAGCTGAACCTGATTCATTCCCATGCGTGTGGTGTGGGGGATCCGTTTCCGGAGAACGTTTCGCGGGCCATGCTTCTGTTGAGATGCAATGCTCTGTTAAAAGGATATTCCGGTGTTAGACCGGTCATCGTCGAGCGGTTAGCGGAATTCCTGAACAAAGGGATCCACCCAGTTGTCCCGCAGCAGGGTTCATTGGGAGCAAGCGGGGACTTAGCGCCACTATCCCACCTGGCCCTTGCTCTCATGGGCGAAGGCGAAGTCCACTATCAGGGTGAAGTTCACCAGACACTCACTGTCCTTTCTAAAGAAAACATCTTCCCAATCCAGCTTCAGGCAAAAGAAGGATTGGCACTGATCAACGGAACCCAGGCGATGACGGCGATGGGTGTCATAGGATACCTCGAAGCGGAGGAGCTTGCCTTCCAGAGTGAGATGATCGCCAGTCTGACCATGGAAGGACTTAGAGGAATCATGGATGCTTTCGACGAAGATATTCATTTAGTAAGGGGATATCCTCAACAGGTGGCAACGGCTCAAAGAATCAGGGATTACCTGCAGGACAGTAAGCTCACAACGAAGCAAGGAGAGCTCCGGGTCCAGGACGCCTATTCCTTACGGTGCATCCCACAAGTCCACGGAGCATCCTGGCAGGCGCTTGATTATGTAAAAGAAAAGCTCGAAATCGAAATGAACGCGGCAACGGATAACCCGCTCATTTTTGACGACGGAGAAAAGGTCATTTCAGGCGGAAATTTCCACGGACAGCCGATTGCGTTCGCCATGGACTTCATGAAAATCGCTATTGCAGAACTCGCCAACATCTCGGAACGACGGATCGAACGACTTGTGAACCCGCAGCTCAATGATCTGCCACCGTTCTTAAGTCCACAGCCAGGTCTGCAGTCAGGAGCGATGATCATGCAATACTGCGCGGCGTCACTTGTCTCAGAAAACAAAACTCTTGCCCATCCAGCGAGCGTCGATTCGATCCCGTCATCAGCAAACCAGGAAGACCATGTCAGCATGGGAACGATCGGATCCCGCCACGCTTACCAGATCCTTCAGAACACGAGAAGAGTCCTCGCCGTCGAGCTCATCTGCAACCTGCAGGCAGCAGAACATCGAGGGACGGACCTCATGGCCAGCAAGACACGGCAATTTTACGAAGCAGCGAGAAAGGTCATTCCTTCCATCACGAAGGACCGGATCTTCTCGAAAGACATAGAAAAAGCCAACCAGTGGCTGCAGCAAACCACGCTTAACACATTGATCAAACCAACCAAAACAAAGGAGGAAACGACAAATGGTTAAGGCAGACAAACGAATCGTAAACGTAAAAAGAGGGACGGACCTTGAATGTAAAGGGTGGGAGCAGGAAGCTGTTCTGCGCATGCTATACAATAACCTTGATCCTGAAGTAGCGGAAATTCCCGAGGAGCTCGTCGTATACGGCGGAATCGGGAAAGCGGCCCGTAACTGGGAATCCTTCGATGCCATCGTCCATACGCTCAGAAACCTAGAGAACGATGAAACCATGCTCGTCCAATCCGGTAAGCCGGTTGGTGTCTTCAAAACCCATAAAGCGGCTCCAAGAGTCCTGCTGTCGAACTCAGTGCTTGTGCCGAAATGGGCGAACTGGGAGCACTTCCACGAGCTTGATCAAAAAGGTCTCATGATGTACGGCCAAATGACGGCGGGAAGCTGGATCTATATCGGGACTCAAGGGATCCTGCAAGGGACTTACGAAACGTTCGCGGCCCTGGCGAAAAAGCATTTCAACAACTCCCTTAAAGGGACGATTACCCTTACAGCCGGCTTAGGCGGAATGGGTGGGGCGCAACCACTCGCCGTCACGATGAACGGAGGAGTCGTGATCGCCGTCGACGTGGATGCAGAGCGCATCCAGAAGCGTCTCGACACCAAATACTGTGACGTGAAAACCGATTCCATCGAGGAAGCGCTGATGATGGCATATGAAGCACGTGACCAGGGTAAGCCTCTGTCCATCGCTTTACTTGGAAACGCGGCTGAGGTTCATCATGGACTCCTCAAGCGTGACGTTAAAATCGATATCGTGACCGACCAGACATCGGCCCACGATCCACTCAACGGTTATGTACCAGAAGGATATACACCTGAAGCGGCGGCAGAACTGCGCAAACAGGACCCGAAAGCCTACACGGCCCTTTCACAAAAAAGCATGGCGAAACACGTAGAGGCGATGCTCGAATTCCAGCATAGGGGATCGATCGTATTTGACTACGGCAACAACATCCGTCAGGTGGCAAAAGACGAAGGAGTCGAAAACGCCTTTGATTTCCCTGGATTCGTCCCGGCATACATCCGTCCATTGTTCTGTGAAGGAAAAGGACCATTCCGCTGGGCGGCACTATCAGGGGATCCAGAAGATATTTACAGAACAGACCGTCTGATCAAAGAGCTTTTCCCTGAAAATGAAGCCTTGAATCGCTGGATTGATATGGCACAGGAGCAGGTGGCGTTCCAAGGGCTTCCTTCCCGCATCTGCTGGCTTGGCTACGGTGAGCGTGTAAAGATGGGTCTTGCCATCAATGAACTCGTGAAAAACGGCGAGCTGAAGGCACCGGTCGTCATTGGCCGTGATCATCTGGACTGCGGATCCGTTGCCTCGCCGAATCGTGAAACGGAAAGCATGAAGGATGGAAGTGACGCGGTGGGTGACTGGGCCATCCTGAACGCACTCATCAACACCGCGGCAGGCGGCTCATGGATTTCCTTCCACCACGGCGGCGGAGTGGGTATGGGTTACTCACTGCACGCCGGAATGGTCGTTGTGGCAGACGGGACGGACCTTGCACAGGAACGTCTTGAGAGAGTCCTCACAACCGACCCTGGAATGGGCGTTATCCGTCACGTCGACGCAGGATACGATATCGCAGAAAAAACAGCCGAAAAACACAACATCCACATCCCAATGAACAAAGGAGGAGAATAAGATGACCACTACACAATTCGACACCATCATCGACAATATAGGCCAGCTCCTGACGATGGATCATGGGGACGGACCTCTGAAAGGGGAGGGGATGGGCAAGCTTCCCGTACTCGAGAGTTCGGCCATTGCCATCAAGGACGGCCTTGTCGCCTGGATCGGCACACACGAAGAAGCACAATCCCTCAAAGCAACGGAACGAATCGATGCAGAAGGAAAGCTCGTCTCACCAGGTCTCGTCGATCCTCATACGCACCTGGTCTTCGGAGGATCCCGTGAACACGAAATGGCCCTCAAGCAGCAGGGTGTTCCTTACTTAGAAATCCTGAAGCGTGGAGGCGGCATCCTATCTACAGTGGGTGCTACCCGCGAAGCATCTGAAGAAGAACTTCTCACAAAAGCACGCTTTCATCTAAATAGAATGATTTCATACGGTGTCACCACAGTAGAAGCGAAGAGCGGATACGGTCTTGACCGCCAGACAGAACTGAAACAGCTAAAAGTAGCCAAACAACTAAACGACACACACCCGGCAGAAATCGTCTCCACATTCCTGGGAGCACACGCCATCCCACCGGAATTCAAAGGACGCTCTGATGAATTCCTACAGGAAATGCTCGACCTATTAGTCGACATCGAAAAAGACCGGCTCGCAGAATTCGTCGACATTTTCTGCGAAACAGGTGTATTCACTGTGGAGCAGTCCCGCGAGTTCCTGAAAAAAGCCAAAGAAAAAGGCTTCTCCGTTAAAATCCATGCCGACGAAATCGATCCACTCGGCGGAACGGAAATGGCAACGGAAATCGGAGCCACAAGCGGAGACCACTTAGTAGGAGCATCTGACAAAGGCATCCAGGCACTGGGCGAAACCGACACGATCGCCGTCCTCCTGCCAGGAACGTCCTTCTACCTGAACAAAGGCAAGTTCGCCAACGCACGAGGAATGATGGAAGCGGGAGCGGCCGTCGCCCTATCCACCGACTTCAACCCGGGCAGCTCACCGACGGAGAACCTGCAGTTCATCATGAACCTGGCATCCCTGCAATTGAAAATGACGCCGGAAGAAATCTGGAACGCCGTCACCGTCAACTCGGCCTACGCCATCAACAGAGGAGACTCGGCAGGAAAGCTGATCCTTGGCCGTAAAGCCGACATCGTCCTATGGGATGTGCCGAACTATCACTATGTCCCATATCACTACGGGGTCAACCATACGAATACCGTCATGAAAGACGGCTGTATCATCTACCGCAAGGAGAAGCTTCATGAGCATATTTCAACACATTAAGCCGGCAGGAAAAGCGCAGTTTAAGGACCGCTACACAACCAAAGCAGCGGAACTCCTGACACCTTGGGAAGAGGGAAGGAAAGGGGACATCGCCATCATCGGCGCTCCCCTCTCCAAACCCTCCATCTCCCACTCAGGAGCAAGCTTCGCACCGGACGCCATCAGACGGTGCCTAAATTCGTTCACAACCTATAACATCGAAAGAGGGACGGACCTCGCCGACGACCAGAAAACCATCATCGACTTCGGCGACATCTCCATGCACCCTACTTCCATCGAAGAGTCGCATCAGCGAATCTATGAATCAACGAAAGCAGCAACGAGCACGAACGCAGCACCGTTCACCATCATCCTGGGCGGCGACCATTCCATCACCACGTCAACGATAAAAGCCATCAAGGAAACGAAGGGGACGGTGGGCATCATCCAATTCGATGCCCACCATGACCTCAGGAACACAGAGGACGGGGGACCGACCAATGGTACGCCTTTTAGGAGATTACTAGAAGGTGGCCACATCCAAGGGGAGCATCTTATCCAAATCGGCATCCGCAACTACGCCAATGCGAAAGCCTACCATGATTATGCCCTTGAGCAGGGTGTAACGGTGTATACGATGAAGGACGTCAGACAACAACAGATAACAAAACTCATCCAGGAATCGCTGACCCAACTGGAATCCAAAGTCGACACCATCTACCTCTCCGTCGACATGGACGTCCTCGATCAGGCATATGCTCCAGGCTGCCCGGCGATCGGCCCCGGGGGGATGCATCCTGATACGCTCACAGAGGCGGTCCAGGCTGCCCTGCAGCACCATAAAGTCCACACCATGGACATTGTAGAGATCGACCCGACCCTCGACATCAGAGATATGACGAGCAGAATAGCAAGCCTCTTGATCATAAATTCATTAATCTAACCAAGGTCCGTCCCTTACCGCTTTAACGCATTGAGGGACGGACCTTCACTTTCAGTGATGGGTAAAAAAATACATGTAAAAACGCATCCCAATATCAAGGATGCGTTTTTCTATTAAACTAAAATAATCCAAAATTGAGACACACTCCCTTCCTACCGCGTCTAATACATGAATAACTTACAAAAATGTAAATAAATACATTAAACTAACAGTAGGAAGGGACGGACCTGGCTACAGTGTGGAAACAAAAAATCGGGTAACCATTCCACTCAGGGGAGGATAACAAATGGATGAAGTGATACAACAGGAGAAGAGGGGAGTGATGCAGATGGAGATAAGTGAGGAGAGGTTGATTGAGAGTTTAATTGATGAGTATGAAGTGCAGGTGACGAAATTGGTGTATCTCTATGTGAAAGACTGGCCGGCTGCCCAGGATATTACTCAGGAGGTATTCATCAAAGCATTTCATGCCCTCCATCAGTTCAATCATAAATCCTCTTACAAAACGTGGATTTATAGAATTGCCATTAACTTATGTAAAGATTATAAGCGCTCGGCTTATTTCAGGAAAAATACAATCGTACATAAATTTCATACTATCCTTAAAAAAGAGACATCCATAACACCCGAACAAGAACTCATAATGAACGAAGACAATGATTCAGTTGCCTCTCATGTATACTCACTCCCCCTGAAATATAGAGAAGTCATATTATTATATTACTATGAAGAATTAACGACTCAGGAAATCGGAGACACGCTTGGAATCAATCCTTCAACGGTCCGGACGAGGCTGGACCGGGGGAGAGAGAAGCTGAAGAAAACAATGGGAGGGAGGATTCCCAATGAATAAAGACCCTTTGCACAATATAAAGGATGAAATAGATAGGGAAGTATTCAAGAACACAGACCCCGTCAGTCAAAAAAGAGCCATTTTGACGAAGATAAGGAGTGAAAAACAAAAGAAATCATCGGTAAAGTCCATCTTCATCAATCTTGGCCTCCCTTTATGCATCATCATGATCCTTTCTATCCTGGGCAGCAGCTATCTGTTTAAGGAAGATCTGGTGAAAGAAAATGAAAAAGAAGAGCCTGCAGAACTAACATACGTACCAACTGAC
Coding sequences within it:
- the hutP gene encoding hut operon transcriptional regulator HutP, with product MNKTDHTRIGKNAMLLLLLDREEEEWNRHFNELNWSYCTGKIGSMDSQKIVAAIETAAKRSDLVREDLYREMHALYHAIMEALTGVTRGQTQLGEILRTVGLRFSVVRGTPYESEEEGEWIAVALYGTIGAPIKGLEHETIGLGINHI
- the hutH gene encoding histidine ammonia-lyase, which codes for MVDLTGCSLSLDEAKRVIYGKEPVELSPLSMERVRKSREAVERIVKEKRVVYGINTGFGKFSDVLIDADDVEELQLNLIHSHACGVGDPFPENVSRAMLLLRCNALLKGYSGVRPVIVERLAEFLNKGIHPVVPQQGSLGASGDLAPLSHLALALMGEGEVHYQGEVHQTLTVLSKENIFPIQLQAKEGLALINGTQAMTAMGVIGYLEAEELAFQSEMIASLTMEGLRGIMDAFDEDIHLVRGYPQQVATAQRIRDYLQDSKLTTKQGELRVQDAYSLRCIPQVHGASWQALDYVKEKLEIEMNAATDNPLIFDDGEKVISGGNFHGQPIAFAMDFMKIAIAELANISERRIERLVNPQLNDLPPFLSPQPGLQSGAMIMQYCAASLVSENKTLAHPASVDSIPSSANQEDHVSMGTIGSRHAYQILQNTRRVLAVELICNLQAAEHRGTDLMASKTRQFYEAARKVIPSITKDRIFSKDIEKANQWLQQTTLNTLIKPTKTKEETTNG
- the hutU gene encoding urocanate hydratase; its protein translation is MVKADKRIVNVKRGTDLECKGWEQEAVLRMLYNNLDPEVAEIPEELVVYGGIGKAARNWESFDAIVHTLRNLENDETMLVQSGKPVGVFKTHKAAPRVLLSNSVLVPKWANWEHFHELDQKGLMMYGQMTAGSWIYIGTQGILQGTYETFAALAKKHFNNSLKGTITLTAGLGGMGGAQPLAVTMNGGVVIAVDVDAERIQKRLDTKYCDVKTDSIEEALMMAYEARDQGKPLSIALLGNAAEVHHGLLKRDVKIDIVTDQTSAHDPLNGYVPEGYTPEAAAELRKQDPKAYTALSQKSMAKHVEAMLEFQHRGSIVFDYGNNIRQVAKDEGVENAFDFPGFVPAYIRPLFCEGKGPFRWAALSGDPEDIYRTDRLIKELFPENEALNRWIDMAQEQVAFQGLPSRICWLGYGERVKMGLAINELVKNGELKAPVVIGRDHLDCGSVASPNRETESMKDGSDAVGDWAILNALINTAAGGSWISFHHGGGVGMGYSLHAGMVVVADGTDLAQERLERVLTTDPGMGVIRHVDAGYDIAEKTAEKHNIHIPMNKGGE
- the hutI gene encoding imidazolonepropionase, whose translation is MTTTQFDTIIDNIGQLLTMDHGDGPLKGEGMGKLPVLESSAIAIKDGLVAWIGTHEEAQSLKATERIDAEGKLVSPGLVDPHTHLVFGGSREHEMALKQQGVPYLEILKRGGGILSTVGATREASEEELLTKARFHLNRMISYGVTTVEAKSGYGLDRQTELKQLKVAKQLNDTHPAEIVSTFLGAHAIPPEFKGRSDEFLQEMLDLLVDIEKDRLAEFVDIFCETGVFTVEQSREFLKKAKEKGFSVKIHADEIDPLGGTEMATEIGATSGDHLVGASDKGIQALGETDTIAVLLPGTSFYLNKGKFANARGMMEAGAAVALSTDFNPGSSPTENLQFIMNLASLQLKMTPEEIWNAVTVNSAYAINRGDSAGKLILGRKADIVLWDVPNYHYVPYHYGVNHTNTVMKDGCIIYRKEKLHEHISTH
- the hutG gene encoding formimidoylglutamase, which produces MSIFQHIKPAGKAQFKDRYTTKAAELLTPWEEGRKGDIAIIGAPLSKPSISHSGASFAPDAIRRCLNSFTTYNIERGTDLADDQKTIIDFGDISMHPTSIEESHQRIYESTKAATSTNAAPFTIILGGDHSITTSTIKAIKETKGTVGIIQFDAHHDLRNTEDGGPTNGTPFRRLLEGGHIQGEHLIQIGIRNYANAKAYHDYALEQGVTVYTMKDVRQQQITKLIQESLTQLESKVDTIYLSVDMDVLDQAYAPGCPAIGPGGMHPDTLTEAVQAALQHHKVHTMDIVEIDPTLDIRDMTSRIASLLIINSLI
- a CDS encoding sigma-70 family RNA polymerase sigma factor; this translates as MDEVIQQEKRGVMQMEISEERLIESLIDEYEVQVTKLVYLYVKDWPAAQDITQEVFIKAFHALHQFNHKSSYKTWIYRIAINLCKDYKRSAYFRKNTIVHKFHTILKKETSITPEQELIMNEDNDSVASHVYSLPLKYREVILLYYYEELTTQEIGDTLGINPSTVRTRLDRGREKLKKTMGGRIPNE